The following coding sequences are from one Formosa haliotis window:
- a CDS encoding carboxypeptidase-like regulatory domain-containing protein, whose amino-acid sequence MKNFVLANLCALWVIHSVFGQNQTISGSVKDAVSLQPISQVLIQIEGANTTTETNINGEFIMAVTAIYGEQFLKISKAGYATKRFPITILKNVPLHIDDMFLNIDATANQDLYTIILTDDELNNDSSSADNISGLLQASRDVFQRTAAFEFSGSFFKIRGLDSSEGKLLINGVEMNSLHNGRPQWSSWGGINDVLRNQEFSFGLAASSFAFGDVLGTTNISTRASKYRQGGRITYTSSNRSYSNRFMASYASGLLKKGWAYALNIGRRWGDEGYQDATFYDANSFFISVEKVLSDTQSLNFTGIYTPNRRGKSSPNTQEVFDLRDIKYNEYWGFQDDEKRNSRVKEIAEPILMLSHYWDIAKATQVQTNVSYTFGKQGNSRLDYPGGANPSPAYYQKLPSYYLADSAGPDYANAYLAEQEFKSNGQIDWNTIYDSNITNASQGLEAAYVQYEDRTDDKLFTVNSIFNTQLNAHILFSGSLNYKHLVSRNFAEITDLLGATSYLNVDAFDGWQYDLNNPDALVGEGGRIKYDYNLNANIISAFAQAQFSYQRFDYFLALELNHTTYQRDGLFRHEAFPDNSYGKSAALNFLGYGLKGGFTYKFTAKHIVNLHAAYLQNAPNIQNSFSNPRENNAVVKDISEAQTFAFDASYFYRSRSITAKLTGFYLDKRGGNEIGFYYADGLTSAGIEFNETSAFVQEILYHVNTLHFGLELGIEAKLTSSFKLKAAASQGQHVYNNNPNLYLTSSSFVTEDGSIDFGSSQLKNYRVSGGPQSAVSFGFEYSDPEYWWFGATANYFSNTYVDVSPLTRTSNFYLDDDGLPFNDYDENVAKQLLKQERFGDYIVVNVIGGKTWRIKKYYLGLFVSINNVLNETYKTGGFEQGRNANYRELKADEEHPIRVFGPKYWYGRGTTYFANVNIRF is encoded by the coding sequence ATGAAAAATTTTGTTCTAGCAAATCTTTGTGCCCTTTGGGTGATACATTCCGTTTTTGGGCAAAACCAAACAATTTCTGGTAGCGTTAAAGATGCGGTGTCATTACAACCTATTTCTCAAGTTTTAATTCAAATAGAAGGTGCAAATACTACCACAGAGACCAATATAAATGGTGAGTTTATAATGGCTGTTACTGCCATTTACGGAGAACAATTTCTTAAAATATCAAAAGCCGGATATGCTACAAAACGGTTTCCAATAACAATACTTAAAAATGTTCCTTTACATATAGATGATATGTTTTTGAATATAGATGCCACGGCTAATCAAGATTTGTACACTATAATTTTAACCGATGACGAATTAAATAATGATAGCAGTTCTGCCGATAATATTTCGGGTTTGCTTCAGGCTTCCCGCGATGTATTTCAACGCACTGCTGCCTTCGAGTTTAGTGGTTCATTCTTTAAAATTCGTGGGCTAGATTCTAGCGAAGGGAAGTTGTTAATTAACGGTGTAGAAATGAATTCACTCCATAATGGCCGACCGCAATGGAGCAGTTGGGGCGGAATTAATGATGTACTGAGGAATCAAGAATTTAGTTTTGGTTTAGCCGCTTCTTCCTTTGCCTTTGGCGATGTTTTAGGAACAACAAACATAAGTACAAGGGCCTCAAAATATCGACAAGGCGGACGTATCACGTACACCTCTTCTAACCGGAGTTATTCTAATCGGTTTATGGCAAGTTATGCTTCTGGTCTGCTTAAAAAGGGGTGGGCCTATGCGCTAAATATAGGTAGACGGTGGGGTGATGAAGGGTATCAAGATGCTACGTTTTACGATGCAAATTCATTTTTTATTTCGGTGGAAAAGGTTTTAAGCGATACTCAAAGTTTAAATTTTACAGGTATTTATACGCCTAATAGACGAGGTAAATCTTCGCCAAATACTCAAGAGGTTTTCGATTTAAGAGATATAAAATACAACGAATATTGGGGATTTCAAGATGATGAAAAACGAAATTCTAGAGTTAAGGAAATTGCCGAACCCATTTTAATGTTAAGTCATTATTGGGACATAGCCAAAGCAACACAAGTTCAAACAAACGTTAGCTATACGTTTGGGAAACAGGGAAACAGTCGGTTAGATTATCCGGGAGGCGCCAACCCGAGTCCTGCCTATTATCAAAAACTGCCAAGTTATTACCTAGCGGATTCTGCAGGTCCAGATTATGCAAACGCTTACTTAGCAGAGCAAGAATTTAAAAGTAATGGTCAAATCGATTGGAACACTATTTACGATTCAAATATCACGAATGCAAGTCAAGGTCTAGAGGCTGCTTATGTGCAATACGAAGACCGTACAGACGACAAATTATTCACTGTAAATTCAATTTTTAATACCCAGCTAAATGCTCATATTTTGTTTAGCGGATCTTTAAATTATAAGCATTTAGTTTCCCGTAATTTTGCTGAAATTACAGATCTTCTGGGGGCTACAAGTTATTTAAATGTCGATGCTTTTGATGGTTGGCAGTACGATTTAAATAATCCTGATGCCCTAGTTGGCGAAGGGGGTAGGATTAAATACGATTACAATTTAAATGCCAATATAATTTCAGCATTTGCTCAAGCGCAATTTAGTTACCAAAGGTTTGATTATTTTCTTGCACTAGAGCTTAATCATACCACATATCAGCGCGACGGATTATTTCGGCACGAAGCTTTTCCAGATAATTCTTATGGAAAAAGTGCCGCTTTAAATTTTTTAGGGTATGGTTTAAAAGGAGGATTTACTTATAAGTTTACCGCAAAACATATTGTTAATTTACATGCCGCTTATTTACAAAATGCGCCAAATATTCAAAATTCATTTTCTAATCCTAGAGAAAATAATGCGGTTGTCAAAGACATTTCCGAAGCACAAACGTTCGCTTTCGATGCGAGTTATTTTTATAGATCTCGTAGTATTACAGCAAAACTAACAGGGTTTTATTTAGATAAAAGGGGAGGCAATGAAATTGGGTTTTATTATGCCGATGGTTTAACATCGGCTGGGATAGAATTCAATGAAACATCGGCCTTTGTTCAAGAAATTTTATACCATGTAAACACTTTGCATTTTGGATTAGAATTAGGGATCGAAGCCAAATTAACGTCGTCTTTTAAACTAAAGGCCGCCGCTTCTCAAGGTCAGCATGTTTATAATAATAACCCCAATTTGTATTTAACCTCTTCGAGTTTCGTTACCGAAGATGGTTCTATCGATTTTGGTTCATCTCAGCTTAAAAACTACAGAGTTTCGGGAGGCCCGCAATCTGCGGTTTCATTTGGTTTCGAATATAGCGACCCCGAATATTGGTGGTTTGGTGCTACCGCAAATTATTTTTCGAACACTTATGTCGATGTGAGTCCGCTAACAAGAACCTCCAATTTTTATTTAGACGATGACGGCTTACCTTTTAATGATTACGACGAAAATGTGGCGAAACAACTTTTAAAACAAGAACGTTTTGGCGATTATATTGTGGTGAATGTAATTGGAGGAAAAACGTGGCGTATAAAAAAGTATTACCTCGGATTATTTGTTAGCATTAATAATGTGTTGAATGAAACCTATAAGACTGGCGGATTTGAGCAGGGTAGAAATGCAAATTATAGAGAACTGAAAGCCGATGAAGAACACCCCATTCGCGTATTCGGACCGAAATATTGGTATGGACGGGGAACAACCTATTTTGCAAATGTGAATATTAGATTTTGA
- a CDS encoding endonuclease/exonuclease/phosphatase family protein → MWAQDREFIVHTIAFYNLENLFDTEDDPLTFDETSPIMELADHHIEIYNKKVNNMAKVIAEIGFETSHNAPVILGISEIENKHVIEAMINDSLLLNYNYGYIHFNSPDRRGIDVALIYQKSLFTPVATKSYPLYLKDDLTGSRIYTRDQLVVSGILDQEQIYIIVNHWPSRRGGETKSNAKRMAAATLNKHITDSLFTSNPYAKIISMGDFNDDPTDASIKTVLKTENKKNKVGLKGFYNPMEQLYKDGFGTTAYRDKWSLFDQIIVSQAWLDSNYTSYRFYKAGIYNAQFLITKTGPYKGYPFRSFGYEGFTGGYSDHFPVYIYVIKEKD, encoded by the coding sequence ATGTGGGCACAAGACCGTGAATTCATAGTACACACAATAGCCTTTTATAATCTGGAAAATTTATTCGATACTGAAGACGATCCTCTAACTTTTGATGAAACTAGTCCGATAATGGAATTAGCAGATCATCATATAGAAATCTACAATAAGAAAGTAAATAATATGGCCAAAGTTATTGCAGAAATTGGCTTTGAAACATCCCATAATGCGCCGGTAATACTAGGAATTTCAGAAATTGAAAATAAACATGTTATTGAAGCTATGATTAACGATTCCTTGTTGCTAAATTACAATTATGGCTATATTCATTTTAATTCGCCCGACCGCAGAGGTATTGATGTGGCGTTAATATATCAAAAATCATTATTTACGCCCGTAGCTACAAAATCCTATCCGCTGTATTTAAAAGATGACCTAACAGGATCACGTATTTATACCAGAGATCAATTGGTAGTAAGTGGTATTTTAGACCAAGAACAGATTTATATTATTGTAAATCATTGGCCATCTAGACGCGGTGGAGAAACGAAAAGTAATGCAAAACGTATGGCCGCAGCAACACTTAATAAACATATTACAGATTCTCTTTTCACCTCAAATCCGTATGCCAAAATAATAAGTATGGGCGACTTTAATGACGACCCAACAGATGCAAGTATTAAAACCGTTTTAAAAACCGAGAATAAGAAAAACAAAGTGGGTTTAAAAGGCTTTTACAACCCTATGGAGCAATTGTATAAAGATGGATTTGGAACAACGGCTTACAGAGACAAATGGAGCTTATTCGATCAGATTATTGTTTCGCAAGCTTGGCTTGATTCTAATTATACATCGTATCGGTTTTATAAAGCCGGTATTTACAATGCCCAATTTCTTATTACTAAAACAGGGCCATATAAAGGTTATCCGTTTAGAAGTTTTGGTTACGAAGGATTTACCGGTGGTTATAGCGATCATTTTCCTGTTTACATTTATGTTATTAAGGAAAAAGATTAA
- a CDS encoding TonB-dependent receptor — MKNITQNLFFAIIMVFSTVSFAQSIVSGTVIEPETNMPLPGANILIKGTSIGATTDFDGNFTITSDATSGQIVISYIGYESKTISFTGSKALGKIRLEQNETSLDEVVIVGSGIIDLAEGRKTPVAVSTIRAKEIQQKIGSQDISATMVNTPSVYVSGASGGFGDSQISVRGFEQDNTAYLLNGQPINGMEDGKMYWSNWSGMNDIASAIQIQRGLGSSKLAISSVGGTVNFVTKSTESQQGGFLYGGFANDNYYKSTVGYNSGKSESGWGTSFLFTHWQGDGYNDGTYGQGQNYFFSIGYTPNEKHNFNFLITGAPQWHDQNWSKSISTYQEYGRKYNNNYGYYNGEYMSERRNFYHKPVANLNWDYKISEKSNLSTVLYASWGRGGGTGNLGSVIRTDDGYIDYDAIYAENEAIEDGAGGYGYGGGYITRSSINAHSWYGAVSNFETELSDYITFNVGLDLRTYYGEHYRVVENFHGLETWNENITLRDQNNNHQRYGYAGEYKIGSTNRDMAANPWTAMFAEFREDEKIGYSNDERISYGGLFTQMEYSKDNFSTFFQGSLSSQHHQRFDHYQYADQSLIDGTSPQGTGTPLPDNITDGVDSEKVNNVGFNVKAGAAYIIGDSHKFFGNIGYYSRQPYHDNIYLNFTNQINPLTENEKIFGLELGYSFASQNFTANVNLYRTSWKDRVVTTSYIEDEFLFYKTNQGVEQLHSGIEIDAAYRPIMDLKIKGFLSLGDWEYKGNAETRISDENQNVISTEVQDVDGGKVGNAAQFTVGIGADYRIFERFSVDADFRFYDKLYASVGAVKDNLELPSYNLVDMGVSYSLPLDNDFKKSIDFRFNLNNVFDYVYLSDLSSNIAAEPEDETYKGINVANQGYFGFGRTWSASVRFNF, encoded by the coding sequence ATGAAGAACATTACACAAAACTTATTTTTTGCAATTATCATGGTATTTAGTACCGTGTCCTTTGCGCAAAGTATTGTCTCGGGAACAGTCATTGAACCTGAAACAAACATGCCTTTACCAGGAGCTAATATCTTAATAAAAGGTACTTCGATCGGGGCAACTACAGATTTTGATGGTAATTTTACAATAACTTCAGATGCGACTTCTGGACAAATTGTAATTTCTTATATAGGTTACGAATCAAAAACAATTTCTTTCACTGGCTCTAAAGCACTTGGAAAAATCAGATTAGAGCAAAATGAAACATCTTTAGATGAAGTCGTTATCGTAGGTAGCGGAATCATCGATTTAGCAGAAGGTAGAAAAACACCAGTAGCGGTTTCTACAATTAGAGCTAAAGAAATTCAGCAAAAAATTGGTTCACAAGATATCTCTGCAACTATGGTAAATACACCTTCTGTGTATGTGTCTGGTGCATCTGGAGGTTTCGGAGATTCGCAAATATCTGTTCGTGGTTTCGAACAAGATAATACAGCTTACTTATTAAACGGACAGCCAATTAACGGAATGGAAGACGGTAAAATGTACTGGTCTAACTGGTCTGGAATGAATGATATTGCTAGTGCAATTCAAATTCAACGTGGATTAGGATCTTCTAAATTAGCGATTTCTTCTGTTGGAGGTACAGTAAACTTTGTAACGAAGTCTACAGAAAGCCAACAAGGTGGATTCTTATATGGAGGTTTTGCTAACGATAATTATTATAAGTCAACTGTTGGTTACAACTCAGGAAAGTCTGAAAGTGGATGGGGAACAAGTTTCTTATTTACACACTGGCAAGGAGATGGTTATAACGATGGTACTTACGGACAAGGGCAAAACTACTTTTTCTCTATTGGGTATACGCCAAACGAAAAACATAACTTTAACTTCTTAATTACTGGAGCTCCACAATGGCACGACCAAAACTGGTCTAAATCTATTTCGACTTACCAAGAATACGGAAGAAAATACAACAACAACTACGGGTACTACAATGGTGAGTATATGTCTGAAAGAAGAAACTTCTACCATAAACCTGTAGCAAACTTAAACTGGGATTATAAAATTTCAGAAAAATCTAACCTGTCTACTGTATTATATGCCTCTTGGGGTCGTGGTGGTGGTACCGGAAACCTAGGAAGCGTTATTAGAACAGACGATGGTTATATAGATTACGATGCTATTTACGCTGAAAACGAAGCTATTGAAGATGGTGCTGGAGGATATGGCTACGGTGGTGGTTATATTACAAGATCTAGTATAAACGCCCATAGTTGGTACGGAGCAGTTTCTAATTTTGAAACAGAATTATCTGATTATATAACTTTTAATGTTGGTTTAGATTTAAGAACATACTATGGTGAGCACTATAGAGTTGTTGAAAACTTCCATGGTTTAGAAACTTGGAATGAGAATATCACATTAAGAGATCAAAACAATAACCACCAACGTTATGGTTATGCAGGAGAGTATAAAATAGGTAGCACAAATAGAGATATGGCTGCAAATCCTTGGACTGCAATGTTTGCAGAATTCAGAGAAGATGAAAAAATTGGATATAGTAATGACGAGAGAATTTCTTACGGTGGATTATTCACACAAATGGAATATTCTAAAGATAACTTCTCTACATTCTTTCAAGGGTCTCTATCTAGTCAACATCACCAACGTTTCGATCACTACCAATATGCAGATCAATCGTTAATAGACGGAACATCTCCTCAAGGAACAGGGACGCCATTACCAGATAATATTACAGATGGTGTAGATTCAGAAAAAGTTAACAACGTAGGATTTAACGTTAAAGCTGGTGCCGCTTATATTATCGGAGATTCTCATAAATTCTTCGGAAATATTGGGTACTACTCACGTCAGCCTTACCACGATAATATTTACTTAAACTTTACTAACCAAATTAACCCATTAACTGAAAACGAAAAGATTTTTGGTTTAGAATTAGGGTATAGTTTTGCTAGCCAAAACTTCACGGCTAATGTTAACTTATATAGAACGTCTTGGAAAGATAGAGTGGTTACAACATCTTATATTGAAGACGAATTCCTTTTCTATAAAACAAACCAAGGTGTAGAACAATTACACTCGGGTATAGAAATTGATGCAGCTTACCGACCTATTATGGATTTAAAAATAAAAGGATTCTTATCTCTTGGAGATTGGGAGTACAAAGGAAATGCTGAAACACGTATTAGCGATGAAAACCAAAACGTAATTAGTACAGAAGTACAAGATGTAGATGGTGGTAAAGTAGGAAACGCAGCTCAGTTTACTGTTGGTATTGGTGCAGATTACCGTATTTTCGAAAGATTCTCTGTAGATGCAGATTTCAGATTCTACGATAAATTATATGCTTCTGTAGGTGCTGTAAAAGATAACTTAGAATTACCATCTTATAACTTGGTAGATATGGGAGTATCTTATTCATTACCTTTAGATAATGACTTTAAAAAATCTATAGATTTCAGATTTAACTTAAACAACGTGTTTGATTATGTTTACTTATCTGATTTATCTTCTAACATCGCTGCAGAGCCAGAAGATGAAACTTATAAAGGTATTAACGTAGCAAACCAGGGGTACTTTGGTTTTGGAAGAACTTGGAGTGCAAGTGTGCGTTTCAACTTCTAA
- the pgi gene encoding glucose-6-phosphate isomerase, translated as MALPTINPTTTQAWKNLQKHFEDIQHTHMKDLFANDPNRADKNTIIWEDFYVDFSKNRITEDTMTYLLQLADEVKLKEAIQSYFSGEVINETEGRAVLHTALRAPKSAKVLVDGENVMPEIYRVKAEIEAFTNKVANGELKGFTGKAFTNVVNIGIGGSDLGPAMVVESLQYYKNHLTTHFVSNVDGDHVNEVIKTLDPETTLFVVVSKTFTTQETLSNANTLRAWFLEHATQEAVAHHFVAVSTNIEKVKEFGINEANIFPMWNWVGGRFSLWSAVGLTISLAVGYKNFESLLEGAHDMDEHFRTADFDKNIPVVLALLSVWYNNFFNAESEAVIGYSQYLTQFATYLQQGIMESNGKSVDRNGVRVNYQTGTLIWGEPGTNSQHAFFQLIHQGTKLIPADFIGYVESLYGNTDHQDKLMSNFLAQTEALLNGKTKDEVLAEMKGQNLSEAEQAKLLPFKVFEGNKPTNTLFIKKLTPASLGKLIAMYEHKIFVQGVIWNIFSYDQWGVELGKQLASKILKEFDDSENYEHDNSTLNLLNFYKKGRL; from the coding sequence ATGGCCTTACCAACAATCAACCCAACAACAACGCAAGCATGGAAAAATCTTCAAAAACATTTTGAAGACATTCAACACACCCATATGAAAGATTTATTTGCTAACGACCCGAATCGTGCAGATAAAAACACAATTATATGGGAAGATTTTTATGTAGATTTTTCAAAAAACAGAATTACCGAAGACACTATGACTTATTTGCTACAATTAGCAGATGAGGTAAAGTTGAAAGAAGCGATTCAAAGTTATTTTTCAGGAGAAGTTATTAACGAAACAGAAGGTAGAGCTGTTTTACATACAGCCCTAAGAGCACCAAAATCGGCTAAAGTTTTGGTTGATGGTGAAAATGTAATGCCTGAAATATATCGTGTTAAAGCAGAAATTGAAGCCTTTACAAATAAAGTTGCAAATGGCGAATTAAAAGGGTTTACAGGAAAAGCCTTTACCAACGTTGTCAATATAGGTATTGGAGGTTCAGATTTAGGGCCGGCAATGGTTGTGGAGTCGTTACAGTATTACAAAAATCATTTAACAACACATTTTGTAAGTAATGTAGATGGTGATCATGTCAATGAAGTTATTAAAACTTTAGATCCTGAAACCACATTATTTGTTGTGGTTTCTAAAACTTTTACTACTCAAGAAACACTGTCTAATGCCAATACCTTACGGGCTTGGTTTTTAGAGCATGCTACGCAAGAAGCGGTAGCACATCATTTTGTAGCGGTGTCTACAAATATTGAAAAGGTTAAGGAATTTGGAATTAACGAGGCTAATATTTTCCCGATGTGGAATTGGGTTGGTGGGCGTTTTTCACTTTGGAGCGCAGTAGGTTTAACCATTAGTTTAGCTGTAGGTTATAAAAATTTCGAAAGTTTATTAGAAGGTGCTCATGATATGGACGAGCATTTTAGAACAGCAGATTTCGATAAAAATATCCCAGTTGTTTTAGCACTTTTAAGTGTGTGGTATAACAATTTTTTCAATGCCGAAAGCGAAGCAGTTATAGGGTATAGCCAATATTTAACCCAGTTTGCAACCTATCTTCAACAAGGAATTATGGAGAGTAATGGTAAAAGTGTAGACCGAAATGGCGTTCGTGTTAACTACCAGACAGGAACCTTAATTTGGGGAGAGCCAGGAACAAATTCTCAGCATGCCTTTTTTCAATTAATACACCAAGGCACAAAATTAATTCCTGCCGATTTTATTGGCTATGTCGAGTCGTTATACGGTAATACCGATCATCAAGATAAATTAATGTCTAATTTTTTAGCGCAAACAGAAGCACTTCTAAATGGAAAAACCAAAGATGAGGTTCTGGCAGAAATGAAAGGTCAAAATTTATCTGAAGCCGAGCAAGCAAAATTATTGCCTTTTAAAGTTTTTGAAGGGAATAAGCCTACCAATACACTTTTTATTAAGAAACTTACACCTGCAAGTTTAGGTAAATTAATAGCGATGTACGAGCATAAAATCTTTGTTCAAGGTGTTATTTGGAACATTTTTAGCTACGATCAATGGGGTGTAGAGCTAGGAAAACAACTTGCAAGCAAAATTTTAAAAGAATTTGATGACAGTGAGAATTACGAACATGATAATTCCACTCTTAATCTTTTAAATTTTTACAAAAAAGGAAGGCTTTAA
- a CDS encoding M23 family metallopeptidase, which yields MDYRFYETSKGDRFKVIYTDKYIDDTIYAGIDKIKAAYFEHNTEPFYAFEFETDSVHGTTDFYNEEAKTLRRAFLKAPVEYKRISSRFNLNRRIALYGNRVRPHKGTDFAANVGTPIVATASGRVSKSSYTGGNGNYVKIRHNKIYETQYLHMQKRKVKEGDYVKQGDVIGWVGMTGNTSGPHVCYRFWKNGVQVDPFKQKLPAAEPISENLKTRYLEYIKPIRVQLDAVPFKTKTDTLTEQNLITQAY from the coding sequence TTGGACTATCGATTTTACGAGACTTCAAAAGGTGATCGGTTTAAGGTTATTTACACCGATAAATATATAGATGATACCATTTATGCCGGAATAGATAAAATAAAAGCGGCCTATTTTGAACATAATACAGAACCTTTTTATGCCTTCGAATTTGAAACAGATTCGGTACATGGCACTACAGATTTTTATAATGAAGAAGCAAAAACACTACGTCGTGCGTTCTTAAAAGCACCGGTAGAATATAAGCGAATTTCATCACGATTTAATTTAAACAGACGAATTGCTTTATACGGTAACCGTGTAAGACCGCATAAAGGAACAGACTTTGCTGCCAATGTAGGGACACCAATTGTAGCTACGGCTAGCGGTCGTGTTTCAAAGTCTAGTTACACAGGTGGTAACGGTAATTACGTAAAAATCCGTCATAATAAAATTTACGAAACGCAATACTTACACATGCAAAAGCGTAAAGTAAAAGAAGGCGATTACGTAAAGCAAGGTGATGTAATTGGTTGGGTAGGAATGACTGGAAATACATCTGGGCCTCATGTTTGCTATCGTTTTTGGAAAAATGGAGTGCAAGTAGATCCTTTTAAACAAAAATTACCAGCAGCAGAACCTATTTCTGAAAATTTAAAAACACGTTATTTAGAGTATATTAAACCTATTCGTGTACAACTAGATGCTGTACCTTTTAAAACCAAAACAGATACTCTAACCGAGCAAAACTTAATTACACAAGCATATTAA
- a CDS encoding DUF3108 domain-containing protein, with protein MKHILLFVISGLVWVSGFGQHESAFQEGEWFKFEMSYSGFLKAGNATLEVKDQHYKGKPVYHIVGKGWTTGAIKWFFKVEDRYESYIDRDTYVPYKFIRKIDEGGHTKDLEIEFDRENNLALVHNKKHHKKQTIETKPNIQDMVSTFYYLRNEMDIGSLEAGSEIFVNMFFDEENYAFKLKYLGEETIDTDFGKIASLKFRPYVMAGRVFKEEESLTLWVSNDRNKVPLRIKADLAVGSLRADLTAFKGLKYPFKVVAKP; from the coding sequence ATGAAACACATCTTACTTTTTGTAATATCTGGTTTAGTTTGGGTTTCAGGTTTTGGGCAGCACGAGAGTGCTTTTCAAGAAGGTGAATGGTTTAAATTCGAGATGAGCTATAGCGGATTCCTGAAAGCAGGGAATGCGACGTTAGAGGTTAAAGACCAACATTACAAAGGAAAACCTGTTTATCATATCGTTGGAAAAGGTTGGACTACAGGCGCGATAAAATGGTTTTTTAAGGTAGAAGATCGCTATGAATCTTATATCGATAGAGATACTTATGTTCCATATAAATTTATTAGAAAAATAGATGAAGGCGGACATACTAAAGATCTAGAAATAGAGTTTGATCGTGAAAATAATCTCGCTTTAGTACATAACAAAAAGCACCATAAAAAGCAGACTATAGAAACGAAACCTAATATTCAAGATATGGTTTCTACGTTTTATTATCTTAGAAATGAGATGGATATTGGCAGTCTTGAAGCTGGGAGTGAAATTTTTGTGAATATGTTTTTCGATGAAGAAAACTATGCCTTTAAACTGAAATATCTAGGAGAAGAAACGATAGATACTGATTTTGGGAAAATAGCATCCTTAAAATTTAGACCTTATGTTATGGCGGGTCGCGTATTTAAAGAAGAAGAAAGTTTAACCTTATGGGTGTCTAACGATAGAAATAAAGTGCCTTTACGTATAAAAGCAGATTTGGCTGTAGGCTCTTTACGTGCCGATTTAACAGCTTTTAAAGGGTTAAAATATCCATTTAAAGTTGTTGCAAAACCTTAA
- the hppD gene encoding 4-hydroxyphenylpyruvate dioxygenase — protein sequence MSKNIKFGNSGLEKIFEGAEDFLPLLGTDYVEFYVGNAKQAAYFYKTAFGFQSLAYKGLETGSKDTVSYVLKQDKIRLVLTSPLNSKHPINNHIVKHGDGVKIVALWVEDARSAYEETTKRGAKSYMEPTVETDEDGEVVRAGIYTYGETVHMFVERKNYKGVFMPGFTPWESDYNPEPVGLKYIDHMVGNVGWGEMNTWVKWYEDVMGFVNFLSFDDKQIHTEYSALMSKVMSNGNGRIKFPINQPAEGKKRSQIEEYLDFYEGPGVQHIAVATDDIITTVSNLRSRGIAFLSTPPEEYYNAVPKRLQEHNHELREDIETLKGLGIMIDADEEGYLLQIFTKPVEDRPTLFFEIIQRMGAKGFGAGNFKALFESIEREQAKRGTL from the coding sequence ATGAGTAAGAATATAAAATTTGGAAACTCCGGTCTAGAAAAAATATTTGAAGGAGCAGAAGATTTTCTTCCGCTTTTAGGAACCGATTATGTCGAGTTTTATGTGGGAAATGCAAAGCAAGCAGCTTATTTTTATAAAACGGCTTTCGGATTTCAATCGCTCGCCTATAAAGGTCTAGAAACTGGAAGTAAAGACACCGTGTCTTATGTGTTAAAGCAGGATAAAATTCGGTTGGTTTTAACGTCTCCACTAAATTCTAAACACCCTATAAACAACCATATTGTAAAACATGGCGATGGGGTAAAAATTGTTGCCTTATGGGTTGAAGATGCTAGAAGTGCCTACGAAGAAACTACAAAACGCGGAGCGAAATCGTATATGGAACCCACTGTTGAAACAGATGAGGATGGGGAAGTGGTTCGTGCAGGAATTTATACCTACGGAGAAACGGTGCATATGTTTGTAGAACGTAAAAATTACAAGGGTGTGTTTATGCCTGGGTTTACGCCTTGGGAATCTGATTATAATCCGGAACCTGTAGGATTAAAATATATAGATCATATGGTGGGTAACGTAGGTTGGGGAGAAATGAATACTTGGGTAAAATGGTACGAAGATGTCATGGGATTTGTAAATTTCTTATCCTTTGACGATAAACAAATCCATACCGAATATTCAGCACTAATGAGCAAGGTTATGAGTAATGGAAATGGCAGAATTAAATTCCCGATTAACCAACCTGCCGAAGGCAAAAAACGGTCGCAAATTGAGGAATATTTAGATTTTTACGAAGGGCCAGGCGTACAACATATTGCAGTTGCGACCGACGATATTATTACCACCGTTTCTAATTTGCGTTCTCGTGGGATAGCGTTTTTATCTACCCCACCAGAGGAATATTATAACGCAGTGCCTAAGCGATTACAAGAACACAACCACGAATTAAGAGAGGATATTGAAACGCTTAAGGGCTTAGGAATCATGATAGATGCCGACGAAGAAGGCTATTTGCTTCAAATATTTACAAAACCTGTGGAAGACCGACCAACCTTATTTTTCGAAATCATTCAACGCATGGGCGCCAAGGGATTCGGAGCGGGGAACTTTAAAGCGTTGTTTGAATCTATAGAACGAGAACAAGCAAAACGCGGAACGCTTTAA